The Rhinolophus ferrumequinum isolate MPI-CBG mRhiFer1 chromosome 2, mRhiFer1_v1.p, whole genome shotgun sequence genome includes the window tcaataacgTAACGATACATTCTGgctcattcataaaatggaacactactcagaCTGAAAATGAACTCGACATACGAGTATGCttcaacatgaatgaatctcagaaacaCAGCTGAGCAAGAGTCAATTCGCAGCACACATACTGTGCAATTCCATTCCTATTAGTACAAAAACAGTATGTTGTTTAGAGGTATATTAAGTGGTTAAACTATGAAGAAAAGGTCAAGAACAATTTACACAAAATTCAGCGGCCGTTGAGTTCTGGTGGCGGTGGGAAGACACACAGATTTCTAAGTCACTTAATGCTCTTGCTCAAACTGGGTGTCTTGAGTTCATTTTACACTTTCACATATagaatatgtatatgttttatacttttacatatataatacacttcacaaaatgttttaaaaagctaaaagggTTAATGACAGGGAAAGATGACAGAGACAGGAAGGCCAGCTTGAGTCTGGTGGTTCTGGGATGGCTTCTCCAGGGGAGCAGGGCACACGTGATGAAAACATCCAAGGAAAGAAAGTGCCCAGGCGCAGACAGGAGTGTGGCAACGACGCCGCTGGGTGGCTGGAGAGGAGGGTGCCCAACAGAGAAGTAGAGGAGgtccaggaggcaggagaagggcAGAGCCTGGCAGGTTGATGCAGGACTTTGGTTTTTACTGCCACCAAGGGTCCTGGGCAGAGTGGCTTCTGCTGTGTTAAGACTAGAACCGAATGCGGAAGAACAGAAGCAGGAGACCCGTGGGGACTGGGCTGCGTCATCCAGGCCAGAGGACTGGTGTGGGCCAGCGTGCGACTCTGGATCAAGTCTGAGGGTAGGACAGCGGGTTACTCCTGGCAGCAGGCTGGAGCTACGGTTTGGAGCCCAAACAACTGCCACCAACTGAGATGGGGATGACGGAGAGCAACACTGTGCAGCAAGAGTAGGGGCTCAGTTTTATACACGTGAGTTTGGGGTTCCTACTGCACTGGGTTCATTAATGTCCGCCAGAATCTGTGACAGTGACCTCATCTGGAAATGGGGGCCTGATGACGAACTCAAGTTCCAATGAGGTCACACTGGACTAGGGTGGCCCTAATTCACTGACCGGCACTTTTATAGGAGGGAAGATGccacgtgaagacagaggcagagaccgGAGTGACAccaccacaagccaaggaatgccaaggatggTGGCAGCCACCGGAAGCCAGAAAGGCGAGAAGGGCCTTTCCCCAGGGCCTTCAGAGGGAGAGCGGCCCTCCTGACACCTTGATGTGGGACTTCCggccccagaactgtgagagaacacgTGTCTGTCGTGTTAAGACACCCCCTGGTGCACTTTGTTAGGGCAGCCCCGGACACTCAAACCCAAGTCTACCTCTGCCGTCCTGGGAAAGGCCAGGGGAGGAGTGAAGACAAACATCTAAACAAGGCATCCGTTTAAAACACTGCGTTCTTTACCTGGCTCCTTTTCTCGTGTTAAGAACCGAAGCAAATCATTTTGCCTCTCCAGTGTTCAACTTCCTGTAAAAGCGGGGGCCTGGGCAGAATCATAGCCAAGGTCGACTGCACTCCTGCGACGGTGACGGACGGACAGCACGCCTGGCCCTGACCCTGGCCAAGCCTATCTAAGCCCCTGCCACAGGGCAGCTGATTGTGTGGGTGTGCCACCTTGCAGACTGGTAGGAGGACGAACTAGACGCTAAGACACAAAAGACAAGAATCAGTCAGTGGAACATGACCACGTTACTAAGACACAGCAACAACAACACCCCTCAACAACAGACTTCACTTCCTATCGCTCACAGGACAACTCACCACACACTCAGTGGCTTACAGCAACCCCCCACGACGCGCTTCCTGTGTCAGAGGCTGGGCAGGAAGGTTCTCTGCTTAGTCTCACAAGGCagcagtcaaggtgttggcagggcggCCCCCCAAACCCATTCCGGGTGTTGGGGAATTTGGTTCCCACGGCTGTAGGATGAGGTCCAGGTTCCTGGCTGCTCGGCCAGGGACCATTCATTCTCAGGTTCCACCTTCCTGAGCTCCTGGCCCCTCTTCCCAGTTCCCCTCCTCAGGACCTCCTCTCCcgcctctcctctcctgccttccccttCTGTGTTGGGGCCTCGTGCGATTACTGGGTTGCACCCTGATAATCCACGATAATCGTCCTGTCTTAAAGTCAGGTCGTTAGTAAGCCAGTTACAGCTGCAAAGTCCCCTCTCAGCAGAGCCTAGGCTGGTGTCCCACTGCGTAAGCGGGGACAGGGATCTCGGGACATGTGTACACTTCTGCCGGCACAGGCTCCCACGTGCCACATATTAACACGCACACATAATACACTTCTGTGATACAGCTTTGAAAGTCAAATATTATATACATTCCATTACTGCAAACTGACAACATGGTTGAAATAATGGATGAAGCTTTGAGTGAAGAGAAAAATCGCCCTGGCCAATGCAAATATCCTGAGGAAATACAAGTTCAACAAAACAACGACTGGACTGAAGCAGCAGCCGGAACTTCATTCCCGTGAAGGGGCTTAACAGATTCCTTCTccacagaaacaagaaagataatACTCACTCGTGGTCTAGAAACAAGGCCAAACAgactaagccagacacagaagcaCAGAGCAGGGTGGCAGGGAACCGAAGGACTCCCAGGAGACAGAGGCCAcagcccccacctcacccccgTGTCCCCTCACTCTCAAGTCTCCCGGAAGCATCTGTTCCTACTCCAGAGGGCCCAACGTGGAGAGTATtgtccaaattattttattgcgCCTGCATCTGCGACAGTTTGCTAATCACCTCTCCCCACGCAGTGCCACCAACATGGTTTAGGAAACTGAGCTGCATGCATATGtatcaattattttcattaagtcattattttcaactttcttcCGAAGGTACGTGCAATGTAACTACAACAACAACATCGAACATGATCAAGAGCTACCTATGAGGTCTGTCGTGAGGCGTTCGCGTCTCCAGGTGAGGGACGCGCAGAGGCGAAGGGGCGAGCCAAGGTGGGAGAGCCGGGAAGCACACGCAGGCCCTGCTGTCACCCAGGAGCGGGCTGCCACTCGGGCCCCCAGCTCAGAATGGCACCCCCGGGCGGGTCACGGCAACTGTCCCGGGAGCATTCCGCGGGCTGGACAGAGGGACGGCTCGGGAAGCACTAAGGCGCTTTGCTGAGCACTGCCTAGGAGGACGGGGGTGGCACCGTCCAAACGCTCCGCTCCTTAGGCGAGAAAACCAGAACGCGACCTTTCACCGCGAACTCACCACAACGCGCTTCTCCCCTAAACCGGCCCTTTAAGTTCTCGCGGGCACTTTCGGCTTCGCTGCCCCCTCCCCGCACGCTGGAAGCAGGGAGTTCTCTCCATTACCGAAAGGGCCAAAGCCAGAACTAAGGAACAAACGGACACTGGACGTCACTCCTGACGCATTTCTAAACCAAGGCGGCAGGAACGTGGCCTCGCCCCTCCCGAGCGCTCTCCGCACCACGTACCGACACCGGGAGAGGAGGCGCAGCCCGGAGACCCTGCGGCTCCCAAGTTACCGCCACAAGACGCGCTCGCTCCTCCCGTGCACAAAGGGGCACGCTCCGTGCGGCGAGGAGTCCGACCCCGGGGCCCGCACACCGCCCAGAGGCGGCCCGCAGCGCCCCCGGCCCGCGCGCCCAGGGCCTCTCGGAGCAGCGGCCGGGGACGGGGGCCcagggccggggccggggccagGGAGGCCGAGCCAGGGCGGCACGAGGGGCCGGGAGGAGGCACGGCGCCGCCCAGGGCTCCGCGCCGGCCCGGAACTCACGTTTGTACTCGGCCATCAGCCTCTTGAGCGCCGTCCCCGCCATCGTCGGGGTAACAGCTGTGCGGTCCGGCCTTGCCTCCGAAGCGCTCGTATCCTCCCGCCCGAAGCCCGGGTTGCTTCCGGGTCGCCGGCCGGACGCAGAAGCCCTTCCGGGGCGCGGCGCGCGCGTGCGCAGTGGCGGGCCGGCGGGCGGGCGCTGTCGGGGGCGCGGCGGGGCCGCTGTGGCCCCGAGGTCGGGTGAGCGGGGGTGACGCCCGGCCCCTCAGCCGCTTTGTGGGGTCAACGCCGCTTCCGGCGGCCCTTATACCTGCGGGGCCCTGGTTTCCCCAGAAGATCCTGGGCGACAGGCGCACACTGTCCCGTCACACTGGCCGCAGGAGGGTCCGATGGAGGACGGGACCGGTGGCTGGGCGATGGACTGCGGGCTGGGCAGACGTCATTCTGGTGGGGTGTTTTTTAGAGACCCCAGGAGGAGGGGTAGAGAAGGAGGCGGCTGCAGTCGCTGAAGCGGCCACTGCACGTGGGCGCGACGGGCGGGCGCGCTCGCCGGCACCCCTGCCCTAGGGGCAGGTTACTGACGCCAGGCCCAGGGGCGAAGGAGACCGGCTCCGAAGACATCCACACATCGATGCCCCGACTACCTCCCGACAGGGGACAGGGGTTAGGTTTGGAAAGAGAAGGTTGGTGACGGTGGTGGCGTTATTCCGCGTCATCGCGGCCCAGCCGGGACTCGGGGTGCCCAAGACTTGGCCCCCACTGGAGACCCGAGCCGCAGCCAGCCCGCTGCCTGCCGAGGATGACAGGGTTCTGAGTAACAGGTGATGTCTCATGGCTCCCTAAGCATCGCACCTTGGGGAGGCCAgcaagttagaaaaaaattagtcttttgtattttggcaattaaagttctgaaatataaaaagtatGTCACGGCTGAACCCGTGTTTTAAGGTGGAGCATTAATATGCTTCGCCACCTGTAAGTTTATGCAGGACGACGGTGGGGTTTTCAGTGCTGACATGGGGCAGTGCCAGCTGGGATCTGGAAACCAGTTAACAGGATAAATACAGCTATCTCCTCCTGAAGCATGAATTTAACCCAAAGATCTTGGGATTTAGATGTGTAacttaccatttttaaaatattaatactgagAGCTGTTATTCCAAATGCACCATTTGcataaattttaagagaaaagacaacctcaAGGACAGCTTCCTTCTCCGGTCAGGTGTGGGGGACTTCAGGCAGCACTGCACTGTCGCACCTGCAGCTCAGCACTGCTCACTCCACTGAAGGCACAAATGCAGGGGCCCCTCTGTGAGATGTACCCGCCCCCAGCTTTTCCAGGGCACCTGCAAATGACTCACCCCTGTAATGTGCTTCAGCCCACCTCCTTTTGCTGGTGTAAGCCTGGCTAGAGCGCACTTTTTCCCAGCTACTCTTGACCCTCACCTGATGGACTAAAACAGCTCACTCCCTTTCACCCCTGGTTTTGTCACAGCAGAGTCCACTGGAAGTCCTCTGTCAACTTAGCATCAGTTCACTCAATTTCAAAGAGTAGCTTGTCAACCGCACAGAGGAAAATAGAAGTCTGACAGTCAAGTACCCAACAACGTGAGCCACCCAGCCTGATGTCCAGATCCACTGCCTCCAAAACCCACCCTCTGgggcgaccggatggctcagttggttagagcacaggagcgcgagctctgaacagggttgcgggttccattcccacatgggatggtgggctgcaccccctgcaactagagattgaaaacagcaactggactcggagctgagctgcgccctccacaactaattgaagcacaactacttggagctgatgggccctggagaaacacactgttccccaatattccccggtaaaattaaaaataaataaataaataaaacccaccCTCTCTTCACGAGACACCGAGGAGACACCCAGGAGAGGAAAAGTCCATCACAATGCATCCCAATGCATCCCAATGCCCGTTTGGCTCACCTGTCACGGAAGAGCTTCGGGAGGAGACAGGATGGCCCCCTCGGCCCCAGCCCagcaggggtgtggggaggggtgcaGCAGGTGGATACTTACTTTTCAGCAACTAGCCTTTAAATGGAAGTCTGGGTGGCCTCGCTGAATGGTCACTACAAATGCTGAATTGTGACAGTCAGCCCCAACCTCCAAATGCAGTATTTAATACAAGAGACAGAATACCAAACTATATTTACTGTTTACAGTAGTAAAGGACAACAAAGAATGTACAAACTGGTGAATTAACATGGCCAGCAGacaccccacccacaccccaacagcaaaacacaaaggaaaggcAAGATTCCGGGCAAGCAAGAGATGACAGTCATGGTCGCACTGTCCAGGTGACAGAACGAGGCAGAGCAGGGCCACCAGGCAGCAGTGGGTCCGtacagagggaggaggggaactAAAAGTTTTAACAGGTACAGATCCCCAAACGTTTCACAGACTGAAGTCACAGCTACGGTTTGGGAAGCAGCAGAGCACAGCCCTCGAGAGGGACAGGAAGTTGTCTCTGCACAGGCCGTGTGACCACACTTGGAAACAGCTTTTACACAAAACGTCACTGCAAATTCAGCAATACTTAATCGTACTTTTTTATATCAAGACCATAATTATTCATCAGAAGCAAATACCAGAAGAAATCTGAGCGTACTATCACCAAGTGAGAAATGTGGGGACTGCTTTCCTCTGTAGTAAAAGGGGAAAAGCCCATTTCGCTGTGCCAGGCTTCGCCCATGCAGTGTCACGGCCACTGCACCCACCCTCACCCGAGGGGACTCTGGTGGAACAGAGCACCCAGGGCCATGTTACTGAGGGActcacttattttcctttttaccttttaGAAAACATTCCAATATTCTCCCTTCAACTCTACCATATTCTCACAAAACTTAAATTTGTAacatttggcatttaaaaaaaccTGTGCCTACAAGAAATAGTTAAGTGGAAGtttgtctcccacccccaccatgccCCCCGACTTGTCCCACAGAAGCACCCCCACTGCAGTGACGTGAGCCCTCTATGTGACTGGAATAAGcagtggcggggtgggggggtcaaTACCTGGGAAAAGATCCCCGTCTAGACTAACAGTGGACCTTCAGGCCACAAGCTTGGGGAAATGTCATAGGAGGTGGGGGGGAAACAAAAATGAGagcaaaaacaaacccaaaaaactcACGCTCATTTTCCTAAACAAAATGACAACTGCCTGGCCAGGTATTAGGCGAGGGTGTGTCCCTGCAGACAGTTCTGAGTTGCACCCGCGGGACGTCGCAGAGGAAAGGAATTTTGGTGGAGGTCCTCGGTTTCCGCAGACTCCTTTGTGATTCGCATGGTCACGTATTCACTATTCAACAGCAAACAAGGACGGTGACAAAGTGGGGCCGGTCCCTCTAGAGGCCGCATCCTGCGCAGCAGCCAGTCTTCCAGGAGCCTCCCGTCTGCTGCTGGAACACGTCAATGGTGTCTTCGTCCTCCATCTCCAGCTGGCAGGGTCGACGGGACAGGCACAGCAAGAGAGGGGGAAGCTGTTAGTTGTCACTCCATCAGAGGTACGGACACTGCTCTGAACACCGTGCCCACTGCAGTCCCCCTCACTAATGCACACCACCCCCCGCACTGGTCAACACTGCCCGATCACACCTATGCTCCGTGGCCTCCTCCCCGGGTCACAAGCAGGGAAAAGGCTTTGTCCAGAATTTCCTATAAGCCACTTACTCTCCAAGCTTCCCCTAACGAAATTCACAAAAGAATATTCAAAGCCGACTTTAACTGATAGCAAGGAAAACTAAGcctcattaaaaaatgaacaagtatCTCAAATTCTTCCTGAAAATTAGACAAAGATTCCAATAAGGAACATCCAGTGAGCGGGGCCTCTTCATAACCAGGGCAGTGGGCGGTGCCTGCGGGTTCCAAAGCAAAGCCAATGAGCAAAGGACCCGCTGGGAGGGGCCACTGCTGCCCCCCCGCCCGGCCCCTCCCTGTCATGACCAGGCCCTACATGGGGCAAAAGCTCCCCACCTTCGCTTTCTGACAGCACGGGCACAGATGTCTACCTGATGACTGTCTATTCACGAAACTGAAGGAAGCTGCTACCAGTTTGTACAGAGACCAACCGGGCAGTAATGTTTCCCAGAAATGTTCTCAGAAATGCAGAGAAGTACCGTCTGGGCTGGCGGGTGCCCCAGACACCACGTGGGCGGGAGCCAGAGTGACAGGCGGGAGGAGAGCTTTCTAGCCCCCACAGTGCAAGCCCCCGAGGAATCCTCACAGAGCCAACCACTGTCTTAGCAGCAGCAGAGTCCCTCAAGAAGGTGGTAGCACGTCGCCTGCACATAGCTACTCAGACTGATGGGGACTCTGAAGGACCAGACACTCCAACAGAGTCTGGCTCTGGACTACGATGCCGTCGGGCTGTTGGGCTGGCGAAGGACAAGAACACAGCTTGAACCTCGGCCTCCACCTGCGACTGAAGCCTGCGACACGCTGGACCAACACTTACAgacagggtggggagggcaggcgCTTACAAAAGCTAAGTGTGCCATGGATGACATGTGCACACGTCTTTCCACCCACACCCCTTGTGTGCAAATGCTCAGGGCAGGAGGAGCAAGCCGAGGGCAGGGACAGTGACTAATGCAAATTCCACGTCTAAGTCCGTGGGCCCCGCCCACCTGCCGGCGCCTTGCCTGACAGGGAGGACAGTCTGACCAAGGGCAAACAACCTAGTAAGTAAGACCATTAAGAAACTGTGAGGTAGCCCAGTGAGGACCAGTCAGTAGCTCTCTAATCACTCCCAAGTGGCAGGCAGCCAAATGCAGCCGCAGTAGCCCCACTTTCATACCTGGGCTGGGGTGTCTGCTTCATTAATTGGCTGCCCATCAAACCGGAATCTAATCTGTCTCATCGACAAGCcctgaaaagaaaaggcaaatatcaTTAAATGTTTCCAGGTAAGGCATTAattcaaaaaagacaaatacaccAAATACCGAGTTCTGAAGATGCAGACTGATGGTCCAGTTGACCATAAGCCTCCCGTGGCCTGTAATCAATTTCATTGATACCAACACCAACACCTGCAGGAACCACAGTTCTAGCGACTTCCAGCCAGGCACCTGCTCTCACTCAACCCTCTCACTTCCCTCCAGAAGCCAAACAGGATTTCTCTACTGCTGGCACCGCCACTTCCAGACAGGAACAGGTCAGGTGACAAGGAGGTGTGTGACAAGAAGAATACATGACAGTGGGAAGCAGTTCTAATAGCTGTGGCTTTGACAAAGGCCACTGAACGTTTTGCACCAACACTGGAAGCCAGAAGAAAATGATGCAATAACTCCaaacaaggaaaatgaattttgacCCAGAAATTTACATGCACCCAAATATTCAAGTGTGAAGGTCTATAAAAAGTCAGTCATTTCCAGACTGCAGTGTCTCAGAGATGCAGCTATACAGTCATTCTGAACAAGAGCCTGGAAGATACACTCCATCAAAACGGGGGTAAGATTCATCCAGAAAATGCACAGGAGTGAGTGAAAGAATTTCCAGAGTGACTCTAAGGAGACTCTGCGATGACAGCCGTGGAGCTGGCCTCAAAAGCAACCTGTCCAGGGACGACCTgatggcacagttggttagagagcgagctcagagcagcagggtcgctggttcaattcccacatgggccagtaagctgcaccctccacaactagactgaagacaacaacatgagctgagctgccgctgagctgccaaggggtggccggatggttcagttggttagaacgccaGCTCTcaacgaggttgccggttcaattcctgcatgggatggtaggctgcaccctctgcaactaagattgaatacggcaactgggcttagagctgagctgcgccctccacaactaagattgaaggacaacaacttggagctgctgggtgctggggaaacacactgttccccaataaagtcctagaaatacacattgttcccatttcccaataaaatcttaaaaaaataaaaaaaaaaaaaaaaaaaacgcaaccCGGGCAGGTAGGGCTAGACTGGACCGGAGGGTCTGCAGGAGGAATGGTGGGAGAAGCCAGGACACAAAGGAGTAGTGGTAACCGCCGCCTACACGGGAGACTGGGGCATGCGTTAGTGATGGACGCACAACCACCACCAGACCAGGAAAAACAAGACTTGGGTGAAAGGCAGGCGTGAACGCAGCCCGCAGTACGACCAGTGGGCAGCAGTCCCAGTGTCACGACAGAACCAGTGGGTCCCAGAGCAATCTGCTGCCAAGGACAAGGGACGCAGTGTCGTGTGGCAACGCAGTCATGAGGTAACATCAGAGCTGAGCCCCCCTTTTCACAGGTGAAAGTGACCTCTGAAATCAGAAAACAGTAAGCACGTTTAccaagaaaaagtgaaaggaagagcaGGGCTTCTCTGGATTGTTTTCACAATACCAAAGCCAAGGTCAGAGACTGATCAGGGCGTGGACTTCCACAGCTTCCAGAGGGAAGCCGCCTGCCACTCAAAGGGACGGGGCTCCTGGTGGAAAAGACTGAGCCCCACACCCCATCACACGAGAGCTCTGTGCAGGCAGAGTCACCCAGTGCAGGGCCCGAGGGGACTGCAGGGGCCCCAGAACCAGAGGTGAGTCCACAGGGGCATCTATGACAACAAGAACAAAGCAGCCCGTGGGACGAAGCACAAATGCGCTGGAGCCACGAGCTCACAGTGACACTACTAACAAGTGACGACTCAAAATGTCCGACCCACTCGTCACTGTGGGAGGACGCTAGTGAAAACTGGTGAACAAAGGGAAAGAATCAGGCATTTTCTGGAAACCAAACTGTGACGAGGGCTGTGTCCCACAGACGTGTTCAGGCTACAGTATGAAGGAGAAATGGAACCGTTCTGCAAGCCC containing:
- the SUMO3 gene encoding small ubiquitin-related modifier 3 — its product is MSEEKPKEGVKTENDHINLKVAGQDGSVVQFKIKRHTPLSKLMKAYCERQGLSMRQIRFRFDGQPINEADTPAQLEMEDEDTIDVFQQQTGGSWKTGCCAGCGL